TCCCTACCTAAGGTGGCTTTCATTTCTGTTTCGGTGTCTCAAAATGTGACCCCCTTGAAGGGTATTTGCCCCGTGCAGTGCTTCGCTACAGGTATCCAacagtttgttgtgggcgggaatgtgctgtactctcccaagcgcttagtacagtgctttccacgcagtgagcgctcaataaatacaactgaatgaaccaaAGCACGTTTTCAGCGCACATTTTGGATAGAAGGCTGTTGGGGAATTTGGGAAAGTTCTTCTATGTGCCTCTGGATGGTGGAAGAAAATATCGTGCCTCTGTGTGGTGTCAGACACGGCATAATAGTTCAGGTTTTccttaattgtggtgtttttcgAGTATGTAATCCactcggtcaatcaatcgtaatgCATTATTGGAGACTTAAAGGCTGCCCAACTACGGCGCTGGTGGCTTTTTTCATTTTTGGAGCGTCTACTTCCAAGATAACGCTCCTCTTTAAGCCATGAGACTGCTCTACGACAGCAGACAGACCCCAGGGGGAAATCTCTGCTGGGACCACAACCACTTTAGCTCCTTTGGGAGGCGTTTTAtctaataaaaaacaaacaaataagaaAAGGATTTAGGCTCCTGCCACCCAGTCCAAACTGCTTCCAGCAGGGGAGATTTCACCCTTACCAATGAGATAttcccggagaagcggcgtggcctagtgaaaagaagagaggagacgtCGGTTCTAACCCCCGTTGCCTGCTGtttggtgaccttgagcaagcagcagcgtggcccagggaagACGGcgcgggcctgggttcgaatcccggctccaccgcctgtctgctgggtgaccgtgggcacgtcacttcacttcaagagaagcagcgtggctcagtggaaagagcacgggctttggggtcagaggtcacgggttcgaatccccgctcagccgcctgtcagctgggtgactttgggcgagtcacttaacttctcggtgcctcagttccctcatctgtaaaatggggattaagactgtgagccccacgtgggacatcctgattcccccgtgtctaccccagcgcttagaacagtgttcggcacatagtaagcgcttaacaaataccaacattattattattctcagttatctcatctgtcacgtggggattgagaccgcgcgCCCCACATTCGGTCAATtgcattttgagtgcttactgtgagcagatcgctacgctaagcgctggggacggggactgtgtccaaccccatctgcctcCATCGAcccgacagtgcctggcacagagtaacctcTTAAAAAACACCGCaatatattaccattattatttaaagtacCAGCTGTCCCTTCCTCAGACCGTGGGCACCCCGTTTTTGATCTGACTGGATGGAgtctagtaatgataatgttggtatttgttaagcgcttactctgtgcagagcgctgttctaagtgctgggggagatacagggcaatcaggttgtcccacgtggggctcccagttcatccccatttgacagacgagggaactgaggcccagagaagggaagtgacttgcccccagtcacacagctgacaagtggcagagccgggattcgaacccatgatctctgactccccagcccgggctctttccactgagccacgctgcatcccaagtaagcgcttaacgaataccaacattattattattacaaggtgatgaggttgtcccccgtgaggctcccagtcttcatccccatttgccagatgagggcactgaggcccagagaagtcaagtgcattcagtcgtagttattgagcgctatgtgcagagcactgttctaagcgctgggggagagccagggtcatcaggttgtcccccgtggggctcccagtcttcatccccatttgacagatgaggaaactgaggcacagagaagggaagtaataataataatgttggcatttgttaagcgcttactatgtgcagagcactgttctgagcgctgggggagatccagggtcatcaggttgtcccacgtgaggctcccagtcttcatccccatttgacagatgagttaactgaggcacagagaataataataataatgttggtatttgttaagtgcttactctgtgcagagcactgttctgagcgctgggggagatgcagggtcatcaggttgtcccacgtgaggctcccagtcttcatccccatttgacagatgaaggaactgaggcccagagaataataaaaataataatgttggtatttgttaagcgcttactctgtgcagagcactgttctgagcgctgggggagatccagggtcatcgggttgtcccacgtgaggctcacatttaatatccccattttacaggggagggaactgagaagcagcgtggctcagtggaaagagcacgggctttggagtcagggctcatgagttcgaatcccagctctgccacttgtcggctgtgtgactgtgggcaagtcacttaacttctctgggcctcagttccctcatctgtaaaatggggatgaagaccgtgagccccacgtgggacgacctgattcccgtgtgtctcccccagcgcttagaacagtgctcggcacatagtaagcgcttaacaaataccaacattattattattattattaactgaggcccagagaagaagaagaagaattttggtatttggggagcgctaggtgcagagcactgttctaagcgctgggggagatccaggggaatgaggttgtcccacgtggggctcacagtcttaatccccatttgacagatgagggaactgaggcccagagaagggaagtggctcgcccaccgtcacccagctgacaagtggcagagctgggattcgaactcatgacctctgcctccaaagcccgggctctttccacggagccaggctgcttcaccgTGGGATTTCTTTCATcagcagggggtgaggaggagggcgaggcccccgcccctcccatcaGCAAGAATAATCATAAGGGTGGCAATGGCGTGCGCCGTTACCTGCGAGGAGGAGGCCCCGCGCGATGGCGGTGGCCATGCGTCCGGCGCCCACGAAGCCCACCCTTCCCCGCGGGggaccccgccccgccgcccccgccggaccCGCCGCCATCGCCgccatcgccgccgccgccgccgccatggccgGGACCGGACGGGGGAGAAGACGCCTCGGCCTTCGGCGCCCCCACACCCGCCCAGGCGCATGCGCGGGACCGCGCGGGCGCACGCgcacaccctctccctcccgccccgaaGGAAGGGCGCATGCGTacctccccctcccgctctccccctccccgtccccgattGGTGTGCGCACGCgcacaccctctccctcccgccccgaaGGAAGGGCGCATGCGTacctccccctcccgctctccccctccccgtccccgattGGTGTGCGCACGCGcacaccttctccctccctccggcccagcCCCCCCCAGGAAGGGCGCATGCGTacctccccctcccgctctccccgtCCCCGATTGGTGTGCGCACGCGcacaccttctccctccctccggcccagcCCCCCCAGGGAGGGCGCATGCGTacctccccctcccgctctccccctccccgcccccgattGGTGTGCGCAcgctcccacctctccctccctccggccccgccccccgaaggAAGGGCGCATGCGTACCTCCCCCACCCGCTCTCCGGCGCCGCCCCCGATGATTGTGAGCGCATGcacaccttctccctccctccggccccgcccccgatgAGAGGACGCATGCGCACACACCCCcgctctccggccccgcccccatgaGTGGGCGCACGCGcacaccttctccctccctccggccccgcccccgatgAGTGGGCGCAcgctcccaccttctccctccggccccgccccctctgaaTGACGCATGCGCacagcctctccctcccgctctccctccccgccccctctgaaTGACGCATgcgcaccccctctccctccggctctgcggccccgcccccgatGAGTGGGCGCATGcgcgctccctctccctcctccggccccgcctcCCCAAGTGTGCGCACgcgcactccctccctctggccccgcccccgaaggcgcacgcgcacacaccccctcccgctctccggccccgccccccgatgAGTGTGCGCACGCGCAAACCTTTAATAACcagtaataacaatggtggcatttattaagcgcttactctgtgccaagcactgttctaagcgctgggggagacccagggtcatcaggtggtcccacgtggggctcacagtcttcatccccatttgacagatgaggaaactgaggcccagagaagccaagtggcttgccctaaatcccacagctgacaagtggcaggattagaataataataataataaaaatgttggtatttgttcaggccttactatgtgcagagcactgttctaagcgctgggggagacacagggtcttcaggttgtcccctgtggggctcagtcttcatccccatttgacagatgaggaaactgaggcctggagatgtcaagtggcttgccctaaatcccacagttgacaagtggcgggattagaataataataataatgttggcatttgttaagcgcttactatgtgctggggagatacagggtcatcaggtcgtcccacgggaggctcacagtcttcacccccattttacagttgaaatcactgaggcccagaggagtggagtgacttgcccacggtcacacagctacaagtggcagagccggcattcgaacccatgacctctgactcccaagcccttgccactaagtatccaccccagcgcttagtacagtgcctgacacaagaagcagcgtggctcagtggaaagtgccgggattgggagtcagaggtcgtgggttcgaatcccgcctccgccactcgtctgctgtgtgaccttaggcaagtcacttctctgtgcctcagttacctcatctgtcaaaatgggattaaaaaatgtgagccccacgtgggacaatctgtgtctactccagcgcttagaacagtgctctgcacatagtaagtgctttacaaataccataattatcaagtgctcagcacataccatcattattagtgtctGGCCATCCCTGCTGCAGGGGGGCGGCCcaaggtcccagtcccacaggattTCCCTCCCCGTTCCGTTTTCtttcctaatcctgactccgccacttgtctgttgtgtggccttgggcaagtcactttacttctcagttacctcacctgtaaaatggggattaagactgcgcccatgcgggacagggaccgagtccaatcctatttccttgtatcctgcctggcacccagtatgcccttaaataccacaattcttctttttttaaatggcatttattatgtgccaagcacttattccagagATGGCAGCAGGCGGTTCTACAACGAGTCAACTCTTCTGgggcaacattcattcactcattaaatcttatttattgagtgcttactgtgtgcagagcacagtcctaagcgcttgggagaggacaatgtaacgacagacattccctgcccatagcatgtttatagtctagagccaGAACAGGCTGCACGCACCCTTCTTGGGacgtgagaggaggaaggggatgcaGTTTTGCTACGACAAAACCCGGAAAAATCTGGCGGGAGGGTCAACTCGGGGCACCCACCTAGAAGGCCACGGAGGGGGCGGGCAGGCTGGTCTGCCTAGAGAAACCACTCACCAGGCAGTCATTCCCAGTGCGTGGAACCGGACTTATTTTCCCCTCAGAGACTGGTctcattcgaacccaggtctgaaAGTCCCCCAAACGGGAAGTTAGGTCCTGCCCCAGAACACAACCAGAGGGGAGCAGAGCCAGCCTGTGAAAATGCAATTTATTTCAATCTCCAAAGGGGCTCAAGTGattaaaaaaacagaacaaagaaTCCAGGTAGCCCAAGAGTacggatggggaaggaggagggttcaGACAGGAGTCTCCTACAGAGGTAAGGATGGAATACACGATTCCAAACTTGGGGGATGGAGCGAACCCTGCCATCGGTCCTGAGAGGATCAGTCCTGGCTCAGGTGCTTGGGCTCCCACCCCCAAAAGTACGCACGAGCCAGGCACAGTCGTCCCCCCAGGAcgagggaggaggagtaggggggTCTGAGGGGAGGCCGTCAGAGTACATAGGAAGGGTTCTGCCCAGCTGCAGGCTGCAGCCTGCTGCAAAATGGGTAGGAAAACCTTTGTTCCAGTTCCAGCCGGAGTAGCCCCGGGGTAACCAacgccctgcctccagcctcccaccTCCGATCGCGGAAAAGCCCCTCTCCCGAAATCTGCCGCTGGCCGAGGGCGGCCGTCCTCAACCCTGGCAGCAGCTTCACCCGACCCATTCTCCAACCCTGTGAATCTCTAAGAAAAACTAGGGCCACCCACAACCCTGGCCTCCAGCCTGAAGCCCGTTTCTTGGCACTGGCCAGAGCGGCAGCGCGGGGGCTTTAGAGGAGAAGCTGAGGCGGGGGGGACGGCCTCGGTGAGGGGTTCACTTCCGAGCTTGCCCATAGTTGGCGTTGAACCACGCGCAGGTTTCTGTCACAGCTGAAAAAAGAAATGGGCAGAAGAGGCAATGAGCCCAGAGGTCAAGCAACCCCGAGCGCTGGCTCTGCTCGCCTGCTCAGGTCGGGGGCTGCGAACTGGGCCCCAAGGAAACTCTGAGAAACAATACCTGCTTCACAGAGCAGATCTCAGTCTTGGCACTTCTGCCAATCTCCTCAGGATAGATCAACGCTCTGCCCCTGACTAGCCAAACTGAGCTGGAGGCTTCCGGGcttgcacttgattttcaccctttattcattcaatggtgtttactgagcgcttactatgtgccgagcaccgtactaagagcttggagtggacaattctgcaatggagagagaccatccctgcccaatgacgggctcacagtctaaacgggcgagacagacagcaaaacagaacaaaacaagcagtctggggctcagccccacaacactacgtacacatccatcatttatttagcgtctgtctctccctctaaaccgtgagttcactgtggtcagggaatgtgtctccaaaCTCTGCTACGACAATCTACAATCTAACTCTCAGCACCTGTGGACTGGGAAGCCGTGACAGGGGAAAGGCTGGCATTCTGCTTCGGGTTGGAGAACCGGGGCGGACCGGCGGCCCAGGAGAAAACCAGGGAGCCGTTTCAGTCCGCCATCACTTTCCCCCCACCACTCCTCACCTTGTTTGAACGGGGTGAACTGGAAATCCGGGAGATACCGCCTCAGCTTGCTGTTGCTGGCGGTTTTCTTAAACTGCCCATCGGACTTGGAGGTGTCGAACTGTCCGCGGCAAGGGGTCAAGGACAGCACTTTCGGGGCTGATCCTCCTTGGCGATCCCAAgatgctctctcccctctgtggcTTATTATTTGCCTCTCTGCGTCAGGAGCAGCACCGTCATACAGACAGTCGGAGTGCGGGGCCTTTCGGCAACCTCCTTCCGATTATTGCAAACGGCTGTGGGccgctgccttctcctcctcctcaccttcctcaccAATAATGCCCAGACAGGATGGGGTCACAGACAGCCCAACTCCTGGGCCCCCATCTCACGGAGGCTGAACTTCTCATTCccactctgctttccctccctcctccctcaggttCCCAGTCGGGCCTTTCATGGGAATCCcgctcctccccagcccaggacCTCCCCATTTCCAGGACGGTTTCTGGAAGTGGCCTCAAACCCTggcacttccctctgccttccataCCTTCACCCCCCACCCACAAAAGCTAGCCTCACCGTGGTGACCCAGACTGGGTGGCAATGTGGCGGAGACTGCCCCGGCTGGCGTCACTCCATTCCTGTCTTCCCAttagtcccggctccgctcccttctccttctcccagcccGCTGGGCCCCGGGATGCCGGCGCTGGACCGAAACGGCAGTAAAACTGGATGTGGTTTCTGATTCCGGGGAAGGTACCTTCCCCGTTCCCACCGAGAGCCAGCCGACCGGGTCTGCTAAAGGATACAGTGAGCTCCCCCTTGAAGCCCATGGCCTCTACGATGATCTCTGCTGCCTCCTTGATGGACACTTCATCCTCCTCGCCAACTACACGGGGAAAAGATATCAGATCAGATCAGCCCAGGCATCCCGCCGGGTCCCTGgaagctccccgccccccaccctccaggttATATTGACTCAGGGGACCCTAGGACACAGCCCTGCGTGGGTCTGGCCTAGCCCCATCTGGGCACTCAAGAGCTGGGGGATCAGCGGCTCACAGGGTGGGTCTGGCCAGGCCCTTGCGGGGCTCCAAtctgggaaggaggtggaggcggGAAGGTGGAAAGGTTTCGGAGTCGGGGGTTCTCATTAAAATAGGTACCCAGAACTTTACCCAGGGACCTGGTCCCTTCGtgtgaagaaaggagagaggaagttaaagagggggagatgggcagccgTACCTGACAGGATGATGGGCTCCACTTCGTCGTACTCCCGCAGGACCCAGAGGAAAAGGCGGGCCAAATCCTGGAGACACACAGGGCAGCAGGATCATCGGGAGGGGAACGGGGCCCTTCTAGCCTCAGTCCTGGGGGACTGCAAACCTCGATGgacacccctcccacccacctgctACGAGACCCCGGGTTCTGCAGAAGGCAGAGTGAAGGCTGACCGTCCCTCAGCCCTCAGACGCAGGGGTGAAGAAGGCGCCGCAGCCTCAGAGACAGCTCTTGCTCTGGTCTCACCCGGAGCCCCAACGGATCCCGGACAAGAAGGGAAGACGGGGCGGCCTGCCCATCCAGAACAACAGAGAATCCTCTCTGCCGACCTTGcaaaccccccaaccccccaagccCTTGGTGGCTCTGGTttcagtgggggggtggggggcacacgTTGCCTCTTGAGTTGATGATAAGAGGAGGTGGCTGGGGGACCCTGGGCTCCAGGGTTTCTCAGTCACACGCACATGAAGACTGAGATCGGAGCGTTCTACGTGGCAGAGGATGAACACGTGGTATAATCCAGCTGGATGACAAGTGGCCCCGGTTGGGTCTTGGATTTGGCTGCAAACCCCCACCCTCAACACCCCCGGGGCCCTCCCGACCCTGAACTCGGTGCCAAGAACAGAGTGGAACGACCAGGGAAGGAAgagtgcctgcctgcctgccatgCCCCGGGCTGAaatttctgtttctcccctccccaggcaaCTCACTAGAGAGGAACTAAGAAATCCCAGCACTTACCAGGGAGTAGATGAACTGCCTGCGGGGTTTTCCTGTGCCCCAGATGGTCAGCGCTGTACCATCCCCTGCAGGAATGGTCATCGAGAGTGGGATCAAGGCCCCGCTTGCCTGACTCCCTCCCCAAGGTCAGGCCCCGCACCCCTCCTGGGAACCTCTTCGGTGTTAAAAGGGACAGTGGAGGCTTGAAGCAGGCAGGGCTCCTGGGAGGAGACCCAGGACCTTTCACAAATTGGTACAGAAGATGCTCACGGGGCGGCGGTTTCTGCTCACAGGACGGGCGAGACAGTGGTGCCTGATGGGCGGAACCCGTGCCCCACCGCCCAGCAGGGCCCTAACCGGGGCCAGGGGAGAGTTGGGGCCCTgggtcctggctcctcctctgctcacaGGGCAGGGCGTGTGGCTTTCTGCAGTTACGCAGGCAGGACACACCCGCACTCCGGTCCTCCGAGTCAGTAGGGCAGGAGGAGCCGAAGGGAGCCTGGAGTCCCGCTTGCCTTCCCCACCCTCGGGGGACCAGAGCCCCAGCCGCCCCCCGCCGAAGGCGACGGCACTTAGGGTCGGAGGACGGcagcccccagctctctgctcagCGTGCGAGCCGcggcaccctcctccccctcgcgcCCCACCACCCGGTCACTCACGCTGGGCCAAGTAGGTCTTGTGGATGAGGCCTGGAAGCACGTGGCCGTCTTCGATGTTGAAGTTGTCATGGGGCCCGAAGACATTGGTGGGGATGACGGCGGTGAAGCGGCAGCCGTGCTGCTGGAAGTAAcccctgtggggcggggaggggatcaAATAGGGCTGTGTACTGagcgcagagccctgaactaaacgcTAGACaaagtacactacagtagagtcGGGGCAGCCTGGAAGAGGAAATATGTGCATAAGCGCTAAGGGGCTGagtgcggggtgaatatcaagtgcttagagggcagGCTCGTCGTAATGAGTCTAACTGCAAtgagcttagactgtaagctccctgtaggcagggaaggtgtccaccgactctacgcggtactctcccaagtgcttaacacagcgctctgcacacggcaagcgctcaactCGACTCACTGATCGGCAGCCGACCCGGGGACAAtaaggaggcagagacaggggaCCCCAATGagtcccccccaccttcccctctcagTTTAACCTCAGAGAAAGAACCCAGTAGCCCCGCGGCGTCTCCCACCCCTCGAGCCTCCTAAACAGGAGCTTCTTTCTTGTTCTTGAACGGCGGCG
The Ornithorhynchus anatinus isolate Pmale09 chromosome 4, mOrnAna1.pri.v4, whole genome shotgun sequence genome window above contains:
- the GFUS gene encoding GDP-L-fucose synthase, which gives rise to MAEPAGTSRILVTGGSGLVGKAIEKVVAEGAGRPGEEWIFVSSKDADLADAGQTRALFEKHRPTHVIHLAAMVGGLFRNIKYNLDFWRKNVHINDNVLHSAYEVGVQKVVSCLSTCIFPDKTTYPIDETMIHNGPPHSSNFGYSYAKRMIDVQNRGYFQQHGCRFTAVIPTNVFGPHDNFNIEDGHVLPGLIHKTYLAQRDGTALTIWGTGKPRRQFIYSLDLARLFLWVLREYDEVEPIILSVGEEDEVSIKEAAEIIVEAMGFKGELTFDTSKSDGQFKKTASNSKLRRYLPDFQFTPFKQAVTETCAWFNANYGQARK